The genomic DNA GCCGTAGAAGTCGTGCCGCACCGGAAAGATGCTGGAATCGTAGCGGAAACCGCACTCGGCGAGAATATCCAGCGCCCACAGCGATTGGCGCGTGATGGAGTAGCTGGGCGCCCGATAGCCCCAGGCTGCCCGGCCGGCGGCCTGTTCCACCACATCTTTCGCCTGCCGCGTGTCCTGCCGGAACTCCTCGGGCGAGAGCTTGTAGATCAACCGGTGCCAGTAGGAGTGCACGGCGATTTCGTGACCGCGGCTGACGATCTCGCGGACGATCGCCGGACACCGCTCAGCCACCCACCCCAGGGTGAAAAACGTGCCCTTCACCCCGCACTCATCGAACAGGTCCAGCACTTTCATCGTGTTGGCTTCCACCCGGCTGGGATAGCCGGGCCAGCTGTCGCGGCTCACGCGGTCGGCGAACGCCTCCACCTGGAAGTAGTCCTCCACATCCACGGAGAGAATACCCTTGGGCCGTTTGGGGTTCATGCCGCGCTCTCCGGCAGCCGCCGCTCGACATACTCCAGCACCAGCCGCTCCCTGGTGACCATCCAGGCGATGCGGCGTCCGCCGAAGGCCACCGCCGGCTTGGGCGGACGGATGACCACCGCCTTGCGGCGCTTCATGGCCTCAATCTGCGGCTCCAGCAGGTCCACTTCGTAGCACAGGTGGTGCAGGCCGCCGCCCTTGGCCAGGAAAGGCGCCACGGGAGAATCGGGGCCGGCCGGCGCCACCAACTCCACCTGTACGCCATCCTCAGCCGGCTGAAGGAAGACCACGCTCACCTTTTGCAGGGGATCATGAAAGATCTCCGACACCCAGCGCGCCTCCAGGGACGCTACCCAATGCGGCAATGCCTGCGCCACATCGTCCACGATATAACCCACGTGGTGCAGGCGCGGCTCAGCCATTGGTCAGCCGGGTCTCCAGTTCGCTTCGCATCGCTGCGAAGGAGAGGAGCGATTCCATCTGGTCGAGATC from Paludibaculum fermentans includes the following:
- a CDS encoding XrtA system polysaccharide deacetylase — translated: MNPKRPKGILSVDVEDYFQVEAFADRVSRDSWPGYPSRVEANTMKVLDLFDECGVKGTFFTLGWVAERCPAIVREIVSRGHEIAVHSYWHRLIYKLSPEEFRQDTRQAKDVVEQAAGRAAWGYRAPSYSITRQSLWALDILAECGFRYDSSIFPVRHDFYGIPDAPRAPFRLATPSGSLLEFPITTFRLGAGPNWPVAGGGYLRIFPFLYTRLGIGRAVQEKVPVITYFHPWEVDPEQPRMEGRALSQFRHYTNLNGMAGRIRQLCGLIDYEPFEAALANPEWNAAPVWQP
- a CDS encoding VOC family protein gives rise to the protein MAEPRLHHVGYIVDDVAQALPHWVASLEARWVSEIFHDPLQKVSVVFLQPAEDGVQVELVAPAGPDSPVAPFLAKGGGLHHLCYEVDLLEPQIEAMKRRKAVVIRPPKPAVAFGGRRIAWMVTRERLVLEYVERRLPESAA